CACATTCTGCTGTTGTGCTCAACTTCACCACAATACATTACACCTTATTAGATTATACTTTTTTTCATTCGTGTCTTTGATCCAACAAGCTGTTTATATTTGTCCTTTCTCCTATTCATTGTGGCCTACTTGGTTTGACCTTAACTGGTGGTGGAACAGGTGCCGGagatcctattttttttttcataggtCTTGCCCCTTGATTGGGTTCACATTGAAGCAGTATGTTCTTCTATATAAGTCCATCGTTAACCATTCATGGTAATGTTCCTCAGGTCTTTTGTCATTCTTATCTTGAATGGCAGCAATGGCATGCATGCACAACATACCTATTTATAATTGGACGAAAAACATGGATAAATGATACTGGTAGCCAATAACATTAATATTCATTGGTAGAGAACAACTTAACTTTTATAgcttaacaagaaaaattataccTATCAACTATCAAAATCTGCAAGTGCATGTGTGACTGCCCAAATCCACTACCATGTTCGTTGCCCAGCCTTACACTTCATAAAATACCTCTTTCTCATTACTTGACCATTGAGAAAACTGATTTCTTGATAACTTTATCATTGCCTCAAATTGGCTTTGTTGAACTGTAGTCAGAGTTCTCTGATAGCTCAATAACTTTTGGCTATTATCAATCATGCTCTTCATGATGATCCTCCTTACCTCTTCAACTAGTGTCAAGGTAGGCTTTGCCCTATCATACTTTATCTTTGCATTGAATGACTCACATGCGTTATTGTATATTGTGGCCATCTTCATTTCCTCACTGAAGTATGCCTTTGTCCAAGCTTTTTTCGGCCATTTTTCAAGATATGCCAATGCAGGCTCGCTAATCAATTTGACCATGTTCATGTTTCTTTCAAATTTAATCCTGGTTCTTGATCTATCACATTTTCACACCATATTGTTCAACTTTAATCTACCCTATTACTTTGAAAAATTCCTCCATAGATGCCATATGCAGAATCTGTGCTAAACTCTTGGCATGACTTCTTGCACAACTAGGATTAGCCTCTGCATAAACAACATAAATCGAAAAGATCATGAGTTAAAACAGTCCTCAACTTAATATCATTAAATCAATTTGGTCCCTAAAAGAATGTTCATTaaatcaaaatagtccttaaaTTTCTTTTCGAAGATTAAGAAAGTCCTTACCTTCTGCATGTCTGATATGAATTTCCAGCCATGGTCTTTGTAATTACCAAGGTCATTGTGAAGAAGTTCCAAGAACCATTTTCAATTGTCTTTGTTCTCAATATCCACTATCGCATAAGCAATCACCAAAATGTGCGTAATTGTTAGTATCTTGGCCACATGCCATCAAAATCTATCCTCTATGTAAATTCTTTAAGAATACTCCATCCAAACCAATCAAGGGCCTACATCCGGCTTTGAACCCTTTCTTACATGCGTCAAGGCACACATAGAATCTTTGAAAACTGTGAAAGAGCTTCAGGTATCGAAATAACTCCAACTTGAATCGTTGAACCAGGGTTAGTGGTGTACAGTTGATGAAGCACAATAGACTATCCAAAGGCAATCTTCCCCCTTATAAACAGCCATAACATGCACATTATCATTCTTCTTGAAAATAATATTCCTACTCCATTGTATAATATAGTCTCTAGTGGTAATTCATAAATTCATGTTTTGTTTTGAAGATCGCATTAACCCCAAGCTTAAGCTATGCAAACTGTGTTTTCTCATTGTACAATGGATAAAATGcacaatcatcatcatcagaatctAACACTTGATTCATGTCTTATGAATGCCACGAATCACAATCAGATGCACCGTCAGACTCCACATCACTTTCTGATCCAAAATAGTTGATAACAAAGGCATTTACTAATACATTCATTATAACTTTATTACAAAaccataattaatataaaaaattaattgcaTGTCACATGAATTTGATATCTCATCATCTTTAATACCCTCATAACTAGAGTCATCAGTATCAACTGCCTTGTCAATGCCTCTGCTTGAAGCAGGCCTAAACTTTTTTTAGAACACATATTtctttgaaccagaatttttggcAACAACAAATTCATTGTCGCTATCACTAGAACTCTCATATCCATCTCTCAAGATATTTGGAGGCTTACAAAGACTATCTCCGGTACTCTCGTACAAGTCATGCGAGTCACTATCTTCCTGAAGTAGAGCTAGCTTAACAACTCTACCAACCTTTGTCATAGTAGTGAAGTTCACTAGTTCTTTGTTTTTGTATCCATCATCATACTTCTTGAAAGGTTGAGATATAGGCTAAGAAGTAGGCAGCTGAACAAGTTTGGGTTGTTGGGAAGAAGCCTTCAAGTGTTGGTTATGAGTGTTGTGGGGTTGGAAATGAGATTTCGAGGGTTGGCTATGAGTGTTGGGGGTTGCTAGAAGACTTTGATTGCTGAAATGAGGAAGTTAAGGGTTGGTTGTGAAGAATTAATTGTGTTTTAGGCTGTGATTTGGGCTGAGACATGGACTGTGGTTTGGGCAGGAAAAGTGGCTATGATGGAGTATTGTTGGGCCTAGACATGAAAAATGATTTAGGCTTTAAACATTATCTCTTATTCGGTTGGGGGTATTTGTGGCCTTGGGTTTACAGGTGCTATTGGTTTCTAAAATAACTAACTCATCATAATCCTCACTCATACACTCCAACGTCTGTGGCTCCGAGACTCCATGCACAAAGTAAATGTTAATCAAATTGTGATTCCTTCTACAATCCTTGACCGTTTTTAATAAATTAGCATCTACTTCTAATTTCCTCAACCTAACTTCAAGCGACATTCCGGTACTTTTCAGCAACAACCATTCACCTCTGCATATCCTAATTTCTTATAATATCCATTTACAAAGAAAACATTTAGAGTATCCCCCACAACCTCCTTTAATACCTCTGTATTGTCTGGTTCATAAATTCTTGATCCACTTTTATCATTCTTGAACTTTCCACCATGATAGAAAATAAATGTCATTTGAAAACCCTCCATCCACAAGTTAAAAATGATAATAGTCAATCACACAATGCActctatttttcatttattttattttttgtaaacaaTTTAATCATGTTTCAGCAACAAAACCCCATTCACTACCTTAATCAACATAGAACACCATAATACCAAATCCTACGCTTAACATGaactaaacaaaataaagaaaaaactcTAACAATACACACAATAAGCATTCGGCTATATAAAAATAGAGCATTCACATTTCTTCAAccaataaatcaaacaaaaactTGCAAAACCCTAGCAACAGCTACCCCCAATAGAAAAATCTTAATTCGAAACCAACCAAGAATTAACCAAAAAGAAGATGATACAAAATATTcataccaaaaaacaaaaaaaaaagaaaaaaaaagaaaaaatcagcaCTACCTCTCATCCGATGACAGCGCCAACTACGAGTTAAGGTAGGTAGCTTGAACTGTGAAGAACGAGCGTCGTCGCACTCTGTAGAGCATCGCTGACAATGGCTTCCTCAGCCCTTCCAATGAATGAAGCTTCGATCACCTTCTTTCTGAGTAAAAAGGGTTGAAACTCAATGGAGGTGAAGAGTTACCTCAGTAATAATAAAGAACGATGTCGTTTTAACACCATACATCTTAACACCACAAAATGGCGTCattttatcattatttatttGTCACTTAACGATACACGTGAAAATCCGTTAACGGAAAGTGTTAACCTTTTAATGGAAGGATAAATATGATTGATGTTAAATTTTTAGAGGgttaataatttgattaaaaaaaattattcgaaGACAAAAATAACGATCGAGCAATTTTTTGGAAACCAATTTGACCATTAACCTGTTATTTCACATATGATTTTGTTCTTATTCTTAGGTAAGTGTTTAGGTTAGGCACATTTTGTCTCTATTTTCtgttaaaatattttgaattaaattttattgaCTTGATTTGTGGCTTTTATATTTGTCAAAATAGTTTAGATGTTTAAGCTTAATATTGTTGCAAACTCATAAAATAATAAGATGATATGTAGTTTGGTAGTACAATCAACAGTATACCAAATACTAGTATAAAGTCCTTGTATGATCTAGGATTTTAATTATTATGATctagttaaaaaatataaatagatattaTTAAGGCAAGATTTATGACATGTTATTTTAAAGGGAGAAAGAATATGCTGTGTATTCTACTCTAATAATTAACTTATAAGAGTGCGTATGTTTTTGCATAATATTTCATATGGTAATTATGAGTTTCAACTAACACACTTTGATATTTGTTTGGTAGGGCGGTTACCGGACAATTCGGGTGGATGTTTGGGGGAGTGAGAACGCTTCAATCGTGGTCGTGCTGGGTTCGGATCTGCCGGGTAGCTGAGCTCTTGTTGAGGAAAAAGAGGGGgcgccacctgcaaagacactccgacgctctagtcagctaGTGTGCAGGCGGGgaataggttaggtggaaagtgtgacgtaccttgggggagggtaGGACCCTTCCCTTATATACCATGTCAGGTGTGGGCCCCAGGAGGGCAGAACCCAGCTTCTTCGAAGCTTCCTTGCACAACTGTGGCGGCCAACTGTCCCGAACGGATGCGCGGGTCGGACAGGTTCGGGTCACCTGACCGTTGAGGTCGGGTGGTGCTCGGGTCGGGTAGGCCCAAGTTCTTTCTTAGGccgggccgtaacagtgcccccgacaCGTGAGCAACAGCCGCGTGGGCTGCTGGTGACGCGACGTCCTTGACCTCTTGTGTGGTCTCTAATTCAAACGTCCGTGGGGAGGACGTTCCCCTTTCACGCGTGCCTGTTTGTTGTTGGGGTGATTGGTTACTGCCTCGTTTTTCGCGTCGAGCATTAAATGTTCATAATGGGTTTAAAACCCTTTGTGCAAAGACTGATATGCCCTTCGACTTTCGCGCTTCCTTTGATGGTGGTTTTAAAACTGTTCAGTAGCACTTTTGGGATTTATTTGGCGATCATCTCCTCTGATTCCAATTCTGTcgtcctccatcttcttcttccttatcAATTCCAAGGCGTTTGTTGCTGCCTTCTTTCCAGATTTTTGTCATCAACACAGGtaatttcctttatctttttgtcatTTTTTGCTTCTGCTATGACTTCTTTCTGTGCATGCTGTATGTTTATCTTGCATGATGGTTGATCTTAGGTCCTAGGGGGGTTGCCATTCTTAGTGTGAATTTGTTTGGACCTTTTACTTTTTAATCGTGTTTAGCCTTAGTTGGGGAGTAGTGTGGGGGTAGCTTCTGTCTTCGTTTCGAGCATCCGACCTCTTAGACTGACTGGATGGTCCCCCCATGTAGGTATGGCTCGCACCGCCTCCCGGGCTTCCCCTTCTCCCGCGGTGTATGACCCCTACGCCTGGGTTGTTTCTGATGTAAAGGACTCTCCTAACCAAATGGGCGAGGAGGAGCTCACCGAGTTCCGTCAAAATGAGTACTTGTGCGGAGGGACCGACGAGGAGGCCAATTACGACGTCTTCGTCCCGGCTCCTCATGAGCGCTTGTACGAGCTCAATTTCCACACTCCCCAAgttgccgactggatttggttctaCAAATCCATGTTTACTCAAGTGGGGGTCCGTATTCCATTTTCCGCCTTCCAAATGGCGCTTCTAAGTCGGATTTCCGTGGCGCCCTCGCAgttgcatccgaacagctgggcttcaatccgctgtttcgagatggtttgtgaatatctcgagctgccggtgtctgtagatgtttttcttttctttttcaatcttaCAAACCCTTCGAAGGAAGGAAAACATAAGaaggggttcatgtccttccggtctgcccaaggtcggaggatttttggtCTGTTTGAGGACTCCTATCACAGATTCAAGGATAAATACTTCAAGGTTCGCCTGGTCAAAGGTCGCCATCCCTTTTGGTTGTCGTTGGAGGGGGCACGCCTCATCCCGACTTATTGGAGCTTCGGGGCAGGATCCAATGCCTTTGTTAAAGTATCCTATAAGGGCATGTCTACGGTGGACAGGAGGATTGCCGACGTGTTGCTGGCAATCTTTGGGAGGAATCATGTGAATCCTCACCTCCTCATGGGTGACCGGGAGGCCGGTTGGAACTATATTTGTGAGAAATCTTTGCTTGTTTTGTCTCTTAGCTTCTTGCTTTCCCTAATAACTCATTGTGACTAAcggacttctttttctttttacaatgGGAATGTCTGCCGAGATAACGGGTCTCCCTAACTTGTTCCAAACCTTCCTGTGTGCGAGTGACGACGAGGGAGGTAATGAGAAATCTGCTGCTCCCCCGGAGGACAAGGCCACTTCCGAGGAAGGGGCTGCGGTCGACGAGACCGGTCCCTCGGCTCAGGGTGCCTCGATTCAAGGTGACAAGGTGGTTCACGTTTCCCCCTTCCGCGAGGTGGTCGGCACTGGGGGTTCGACGTCTAACCCTGACGCCGATGACGAGGTGGAGGAAGTCCCTAGCCTCAAAAGGAAAAGGAAGATGTCCTCCAGTCCTGAGGGGGTCCTTACTGTCATGGAGAAGAATTTCGACGCCGGGAACTTTATAGATTCCCAGTTGATTCCTGGTACCGAAGAGCATTTTCATGGGTCATCCCTTGCCGGGCaagcgaggtggatgtatcgtaCCCTCTTGCGCGGCGCAGTGATAGCTCGGAAAGCTGAGTTCGAGTTGTCGGGGATTGAATCTCTTCGCAGGAGGCTGGAGTCTGCTGGGAAGGCCAACAATGAGCTCAAACGCGAAGTTGAAACTCTCCGGGAGCAGTTGACCCAATCTAATGAGAAGCTTGACGCTGCTGAGAAGAAAGCTACTGCTGCCGAGAAGAAGGTTGCTACCGCTGAGAAGAAGTTGGAAGAGTCGGACGCTACGGTTTCACGTCTTGTTGAGCGCGAAATGACTTTAGAGAGTCAGGTCGGCGTGGCATAAGGACGGGTGGCCGCTATGGAGAAGGAGAAGCAAGCTGTGGAAGCTGAACTGGCAGCGTTGACAAAGTACAAAGACGTTGTCAAGCAGGGGAAGGGCGCGATCCTGGCAACTGAGGAGGCCCTTAAAGCTCAGGTCAAAGTTGTTGCTCCTCACTTCGATACGTCGGCAATTGGTGTCTTCAAGGTGATCAAAGACGGCAAGATTGTTGACGTTCCCAAAAAATGATTCCTTTCTTGTATGAAACTTTTGGTTGGCCGTTTTGGCTTTGGCGAACTGTTGTTTTACCGGGTTGTTTGCCCGTGTTATCAACACTTTTTTATTCGTCTGGTTGTGTAGTTATTTACATTCACCGTTATTGGTTTCCGGTTGTCATTTGTTTTACCGTACTGGTAATATTCCGGCTAAGTTAGTTGAGCCGGGTCATGGCTTTTCGTGTAGCCGTTTCGTGTTGTGGTAATTGATGGGcttccggggtgatcagtcccggggtcGCACGTTGTTGTTGAGTAGGGTGTTTTCGCTTGCGTAGTGGAACAAAACAGAAGATTGAAAAAATTGCACAAGTATATTTTATTCGGAAATTGCGTAAAGTGCCCTAACGAAAAGTACAATTTAGACGCGTTAAATACTTAGCTCGGATGGTCGGTACGTCGCCTCATGTGCTAGGAGTAAAACCTTCTCAAGTTGCTCGCATTCCACGTTCTTGGGAATTCTTGGCAATCAAGCCTTTCCAGCTTGAAAGCGCCTTTACCCATCACTTCTTTGACtctataggggccttcccagtttgctgccagtttgccttctcctggggtcggCAAGCCGATGTCGTTGCGCCTTAGGACGAGATCATTTGGTTCAAACTCTCTTTTGAGCACTTTGGCGTTGTAGCGTAGGGCCACTCTTTGTTTCAGCGCTGTTTCCGTCAGATGGGCCATTTCTCTGGCTTCATCTATCAGGTCCTTCTCCACGGCTTCCCCTATTCTTTTCAGAAGTAGTCGCGGGCTCGGTTCCCCGACCTCTACGGGTATTACTACGTCTAACCCGTATGTTAGTCGGAAGGGGGTCTCCTTGGTGGAGGATTGTTCGGTTGTTCGGTAAGACCAGAGAACCGAGGCGAGCTCGTCTGCCCAAGCGCCTTTTTTATTATCCAGTCGCTTCTTAAGCCCTAACAGGATAATCTTGTTCGCGGACTCCACCTGTCCATTCGTTTGGGAGTGTTCTACCGAGGAGAACTTCTGTCTTATACCCAGGCCGGTAAGGAACTCCGTGAACTTCTTGTCGGTAAACTGTGTGCCGTTGTCTGAGATAACGACCTCCGGGATCCCGAATCgcgttatcacctgcctccacaggAATTTTCTACAATTGGACGAGGATATGCTGGCCAGCGGctcggcctctatccatttggtataGTAGTCAATGGCGACTATAAGGTACTTGAATTGTCCGGGGCCAACTGGGAAAGGTCCCAGGAGGTCAACTCCCCATTGTGCGAATGGTCGGGAGGCCGTTAGCAGGCTTTGCTCGGAGGCCGGTGCCCTGTGGAAATTGGCGTTTTCTTGACACTTGGTGCATTTCCTGACGAATTCTTTAGAATCTGCCATCATTGATGGCCAATAGTACCCGGCCCGAACTAACTTTCTCGCTAAGGCTTTGCCCCCTATGTGATGTCAACAGCAGCCTTCATGGACTTCCCTGAAGacatagtccgtctggtcgggatGTAAGCATTTCAGTAGGGGCTGGTTGAACCCTTTCTTGAATAGCTGTCCCTGAATGACCGCGTATTTGGCTGCTTCCCTTCTCAGTTTTGCGGCATCCTTTTCGTCGTCGGGGAGTTTGCCATTTTCTAAGAAGctggtgatggggtctagccaTGAAGAACCCAGCCTTGATAGGTGTAGGGTGACCGCTGGCTCCCTCGTCATACCTTGGATGAGAGACCGGTTGCCCTCTCCCGGTTTAGTGCTGGCCAATTTTGATAGGagatctgcccgtgtgttcctttctctgggCACGTGGTGGACCGTGACCTCCTCAAACTTTTGGCTCAAATCCTTGACTTTTTCCAAGTACTTTTGTAATAATGAGTCTCTGGCTTGATAGCTCCCGTTTACCTGGGAGGTGACAACATGCGAATCGCTGCATACTTCCAGCCTTGTTCCTCCGACTTCCACTGCTAGGGTTAAGCCCCCTAtgagggcttcgtattctgcctagTTGTTCGAAATGGGGAATTCGAACCTGATCGACTGCTCATATACGACTCCAACCGGGCTCTCCAGGATGATCCCGGCGCCCCCAGAGGTCTGGTGGGAGGCTCCGTCcacgtggagcttccaccgtgcgCTCGCTTCTTCGGTTGGGTCTCCCGTTACTTCCACTAGAAAATCTGCCATTGCTTGCGCCTTGATTGCTTGTCGGGGCTCGTACCGTATGTCATATTGGGAAAGCTCGATGGACCAAGTCATCATCCTTCTCGCCAGGTCGGGTTTTTGGAGCACTTGTCGGATCCCTTGGTCCGTTCTTACGACTATCCGGTGACTTTGGAAGTATTGTTTTAACCTCCGTGAAGAGGTCAAGAGCGCTAGAGCTAGTTTTTCCAGTTTGTTGTACCTTAATTCTGCCCCTTGTAAGGCTCTGCTCACGAAATAGACCGGTTGTTGAGCCCTCCCTTAATTCTGCCCCTTGTATGGCGAGGTATAGATACAGCGGCTCCCCGACCTTTGGTTTTCCGAGAACTGGGGGTGCCGCCAAGATTTCCTTGAAATGTCTAAAAGCTTCCTCGCACGCAGGCGTCCATTCGAACGCTACCCCTTTCTTCATGAGATTAAAGAAAGGCAGGGCCTTTGCTGCCGATGCTCCGAGAAAACGGGATAACGAGGTCAGCCGTCCTGCCAACCTCTGGACGTCCTTGATACAACCCGGGATCTTCATCTGGAGGATCGTTTGGCATTTCTCCGGGTTAGCCTCTACccctctttgggttatcatgaatcctAGGAACTTTCCAGCTTCCATGGCGAACGCACATTTGAGGGGATTGAGTCTCATGCCGTGTTGTCGAAGAGAGGCGAATACACTTGCCAAGTCATTCAGAAGGTCAACGGGTCGCGTTGTCTTTGTTaggatgtcgtccacatagacctctACAGTCTTGCCTATGAGGTCGTggaatatcttgttcatcagcctctggTATGTTGCTCCTGCGTTttttagcccaaatggcatcaccTTATAACAGAAGGTTCCTTCCGGTGTTATAAACGCCATCTTGTCCTCGTCGggacggtgcatcggtatctggttgtagccggagtaggcgtccatgaagcttAGATAGCGGTAACCTGCCGCAGCGTCGACGAGTGCATCTATGTTGGGAAGGGGGAAACAATCTTTTGGGCATGCCTTGTTAAGGTCGgagtagtctatgcacattctccatttgccgtTGTGCTTCTTTACTAGAACTACATTCGAGAGCCATGTCGAGTAGTCTAGTTCTCGTATGAAAcctgcttctaggaggctggccgtctgtctggccacctcctctgccctCTCTCGCGACATCTTTCGTCTCTGTTGGGCTACTGGGTGCGCATCCGACTTCACGGCCAGGTGGTGTGACATAATTtcggggtctatgcccggcatgtcggccggTGTCCAAGCAAACAGATTCCCATTGGCCCTGATCATTTCTACCAAGGGCTCCCTTCAATTCATGTGGGAGGTTCCTGTTGACGAACGTGAACTTTTCCTCTGTGTCGCCGACCCTGAACTTTTCCAGGTCCCCTTCTGGTTCCGGTCTGGGCTTGTCGTCTACCCTGGCATCTAGGTCAGCTAGGAACACCCCCGACGCTTCCTTAGATTTCTTCCTTAAGGACAGGCTGGCATTGTCGCAAGCGACCGCTGTCTCCAAATCTCCCCTTATGCACCCTACAGACCCGTCGTCGGTAACAAACTTCATGACTAGAAGCTTCGTGTTGATTATCGCTTCAACATCATTGATCGTCTTTCTCCccaagatgatgttgtaggctgtgGAATCTCAAAGAACCACGAATTCGGCCATTGCCGATCTCCGGCCCTGTGCCTGTCCCACAGAGATCAGCAGGGATATTACTCCgtctggcttgatgaagtggtcgcctaaTCCAATGACCCCGTGTTGGTGCGATGATAGGTCGGCGTCCCTTAATCCTAGAGCGTTGAACACATTGCGAAACATGGTGTTCGAGTCTGCCCCCGTGTCGACAAGGATTCTtttgacgaggccggttcccaccctggccgtgatgaccataAGTGGGTTCTCGGGTGCCTCGTCAAACCATTGGTCTTCGGGGCCAAAGGAGACGCATGGGGGCCTCTTAGAACTTCGCATTGGGGCGGAGGAGATCGCCAGGACTTTGGCGTCTTTCTTGTGAGCTGACCTAGACCTCGGCGCGGAGTTTTTGGCGGTTACTACGTTTATCACCGTGAGACCATGGTCTTTGTCTTCTGGCTCTTGTCGCCGCTTTGCCGCTCGGGTCTTGGCCTCTTCGTTGTCTTGATCGCGTTGCCGTCTCCTCGGCTCCCGTATGAGATGGGAGAATTCAGAGAGTTTGCCATCTCTTATTGCTTGCTCTAGTGCATCCCTCAGGTCAAAGCAGTCTCGTGTTTGGTGTCCGTAGCC
The sequence above is drawn from the Arachis hypogaea cultivar Tifrunner chromosome 4, arahy.Tifrunner.gnm2.J5K5, whole genome shotgun sequence genome and encodes:
- the LOC140184063 gene encoding uncharacterized protein — protein: MADFLVEVTGDPTEEASARWKLHVDGASHQTSGGAGIILESPVGVVNGSYQARDSLLQKYLEKVKDLSQKFEEVTVHHVPRERNTRADLLSKLASTKPGEGNRSLIQGMTREPAVTLHLSRLGSSWLDPITSFLENGKLPDDEKDAAKLRREAAKYAVIQGQLFKKGFNQPLLKCLHPDQTDYVFREVHEGCC